In a single window of the Candidatus Lernaella stagnicola genome:
- a CDS encoding 3-oxoacyl-ACP reductase, with protein sequence MSDFLVDLGARPTARKIIKAMGLPIPMPQKLKRDHTPWRQQELEGLPVVFAQLGHSTTTRFAAHALAAAGAETFLAGDDKLIAAFKKEGEAWGRLPRAFQPDEQSAAKKPHALVFDATAIEKPEQLKQVYDFYHHNVRSLAACGRVLILAPSPAATKNPLAAAAARALVGFTKSAGREIGKKGATANLLFVDPGAEERIEPLLRFLLSYRSAYVSGQQLTVSNAVVGTKPESFQRPLDGKTALVTGAARGIGAAIARAFAREGARVIVLDRPADDGPASVLAGEVKGSLLLCDITDADAPKIIADYVKKQFGGLDIVVHNAGVTRDKMLQNMDEERWDTTLNVNLVRMMAVNEKLLPRMNAGGRIVFLSSIAGIAGNVGQTNYAASKAGVIGYVEALAPTLAPKGIAVNAVAPGFIETRLTAAIPVATREVARRLANLGQGGLPEDVAEVITYLAGPGAWSLSGQIWRICGGNYVGA encoded by the coding sequence ATGAGTGATTTTCTTGTCGACCTCGGCGCTCGACCCACGGCGCGCAAAATCATTAAAGCCATGGGGTTGCCGATTCCCATGCCGCAAAAACTCAAGCGTGACCACACACCGTGGCGGCAGCAGGAATTGGAGGGCCTACCCGTCGTGTTCGCGCAGCTTGGCCACTCCACGACGACGCGGTTTGCGGCGCACGCGCTGGCCGCGGCCGGAGCCGAAACCTTTTTAGCCGGCGACGACAAACTCATCGCGGCGTTCAAAAAAGAGGGAGAAGCCTGGGGCCGATTGCCGCGTGCCTTCCAACCCGATGAGCAGTCGGCGGCAAAAAAACCGCACGCGCTCGTATTCGACGCCACGGCGATCGAGAAGCCTGAACAGCTCAAACAGGTTTACGATTTCTACCATCACAATGTCCGCTCCTTGGCGGCTTGCGGGCGCGTGCTGATCCTTGCCCCATCGCCCGCGGCGACGAAAAATCCGCTGGCCGCGGCGGCGGCGCGCGCCCTCGTTGGTTTCACGAAAAGCGCCGGGCGGGAGATCGGCAAAAAAGGCGCCACGGCCAATTTGTTGTTCGTCGACCCAGGCGCCGAAGAACGAATCGAGCCGCTGCTGCGCTTCTTGCTGTCGTACCGCTCGGCTTATGTGTCGGGACAGCAACTGACCGTGTCCAACGCGGTCGTCGGCACGAAGCCGGAATCCTTTCAGCGACCGCTCGACGGCAAAACCGCGCTGGTGACCGGTGCGGCCCGCGGCATCGGCGCTGCCATCGCCAGGGCGTTCGCTCGCGAAGGGGCGCGGGTCATCGTGCTTGACCGACCGGCCGACGACGGCCCGGCCAGCGTGTTGGCCGGCGAGGTCAAGGGCTCCTTGCTGCTGTGCGACATCACCGACGCCGACGCTCCCAAAATCATCGCCGACTATGTGAAGAAACAGTTCGGCGGTCTGGATATTGTCGTTCACAACGCGGGCGTCACGCGCGACAAGATGCTGCAAAACATGGACGAAGAACGGTGGGACACGACGCTCAACGTCAACCTCGTCCGGATGATGGCGGTGAATGAAAAGCTGCTGCCGCGCATGAACGCGGGTGGTCGCATCGTGTTCCTCTCCTCGATCGCGGGCATTGCCGGCAACGTGGGGCAGACGAATTACGCGGCGTCGAAAGCCGGCGTCATTGGATATGTCGAAGCGTTGGCGCCGACCTTGGCGCCAAAGGGCATCGCGGTGAATGCCGTAGCGCCGGGCTTTATCGAGACCCGGCTGACCGCGGCCATTCCCGTGGCGACGCGGGAAGTGGCGCGGCGTTTGGCGAACCTGGGGCAGGGCGGCTTGCCCGAAGACGTGGCCGAAGTCATCACCTACCTAGCCGGGCCCGGCGCGTGGTCGCTGAGCGGGCAAATCTGGCGGATCTGCGGCGGAAACTACGTAGGCGCTTAA
- a CDS encoding MaoC/PaaZ C-terminal domain-containing protein encodes MSVSYRHLFRQGKVLRALLEAGVLSARGGGAKGEPTAPGPVIERTLPPLARSLIRDYVRHVGGNPDAYKNTVPPHLFPQWGFPLLSKTLQAVPYDMSRVVNAGFRMEIRRALPADEPLRMKGNLAAIDDNGRRIIITERLITETDSAPDALLAEVNALIPLKKPGEKSGAKKDKPRVPTDVREIGRWRLGPNAGLEFAFLTGDFNPIHWIPAYAKAAGFRNTILHGFSTAARAIETLNQALWSGRVDYLKSWDVRFNRPLVLPGNVGVFVDDLGGVYIGDGPGGPSYLSGHYTIREQDDE; translated from the coding sequence ATGAGCGTCTCCTATCGCCACTTGTTTCGTCAGGGAAAGGTGTTGCGGGCGTTGTTGGAAGCCGGTGTGCTGTCCGCGCGAGGCGGCGGCGCCAAAGGCGAGCCCACGGCACCCGGTCCGGTGATCGAACGTACCCTGCCGCCCCTGGCTCGCTCGTTGATTCGTGACTACGTGCGACACGTCGGCGGTAATCCCGACGCATACAAAAACACCGTGCCGCCCCATCTGTTTCCGCAATGGGGTTTTCCGCTGCTCAGCAAGACTTTGCAGGCCGTACCGTATGACATGTCGCGGGTCGTCAACGCGGGCTTTCGCATGGAGATCAGACGCGCTCTGCCCGCCGATGAACCGCTGCGTATGAAAGGCAACCTAGCCGCGATCGACGACAACGGACGGCGCATCATCATCACCGAGCGCCTCATCACCGAAACCGACTCCGCCCCGGACGCCCTGCTGGCCGAGGTCAACGCGTTGATCCCTTTGAAAAAGCCGGGCGAGAAATCCGGTGCAAAAAAAGATAAGCCGCGTGTGCCCACCGACGTGCGCGAAATCGGCCGCTGGCGGCTCGGCCCAAACGCTGGTTTGGAATTCGCTTTTCTTACCGGCGATTTCAACCCCATTCATTGGATTCCGGCCTACGCCAAGGCCGCCGGTTTCCGCAACACGATCCTCCACGGCTTTTCCACCGCCGCCCGCGCGATCGAAACGCTAAACCAAGCGCTTTGGTCGGGACGGGTCGATTACCTGAAAAGCTGGGACGTGCGTTTCAACCGGCCGCTCGTGCTGCCGGGCAACGTCGGCGTATTCGTCGATGACCTGGGCGGCGTCTACATCGGCGACGGGCCGGGCGGGCCTTCCTATTTATCCGGTCACTACACAATCAGGGAGCAAGATGATGAGTGA
- a CDS encoding acetyl-CoA C-acyltransferase, which translates to MAKRKQQSSKRRAVIVGGVRTPFLRAFGDFTKLDTIDLGVIVVRGLLEKLQLPWREIDSIMWGGVILPSTAVNIGREIILDLGLPEVEATTVTRACTTSLKAITDAVGMIERGEADVVVAGGSDSTSNAEVMMPRSFVHKAAPVFMSSRSTVKDYFALLGKLDVRRDLVPRTPSVRERTTGELMGESSEKMAKRNAISREAQDRFALQSHQRAAAAVATGRFADEIVPVDTPDGKRIHADGIVRGDSSLEKLAKLRPAFKKNGTLTAGNSSALTDGAAGVLLMNEAKARALGYTPRAAFRSWSYGAVDPADQLLIGPAISIPEALDRAGATLADIDVIDIHEAFAAQVLSVLKMLGSESWARQRLGREKAVGEVAPEEINLYGGSIALGHPFGATGARMVTTMVNELYRTDKNMALLAICAAGGLSGAAVLEAVE; encoded by the coding sequence ATGGCGAAGCGGAAACAACAGAGCAGCAAGCGTCGCGCGGTTATCGTGGGCGGCGTGCGGACGCCTTTCCTGAGGGCTTTTGGCGACTTCACCAAGTTGGACACGATTGACCTGGGCGTCATTGTCGTGCGCGGCCTGTTGGAGAAGCTGCAACTGCCGTGGCGGGAAATCGACAGCATCATGTGGGGCGGAGTCATCCTGCCCAGCACCGCCGTCAATATTGGGCGCGAGATTATCCTGGACCTGGGCCTGCCCGAGGTGGAGGCGACGACCGTCACCCGCGCGTGCACCACGAGCCTGAAAGCGATCACCGACGCTGTCGGCATGATCGAGCGCGGCGAGGCCGACGTCGTGGTTGCGGGTGGTAGCGACTCCACGAGCAACGCCGAGGTCATGATGCCTCGCAGCTTCGTTCACAAAGCCGCCCCGGTGTTCATGAGTTCGCGTTCCACGGTGAAAGACTATTTCGCATTGCTGGGCAAGTTGGACGTCAGACGCGATCTCGTGCCGCGAACCCCTTCGGTTCGAGAACGCACGACCGGTGAACTGATGGGTGAGTCCAGCGAAAAAATGGCCAAGCGAAACGCGATCAGCCGCGAGGCGCAGGATCGCTTCGCGCTGCAATCCCATCAAAGGGCCGCCGCGGCTGTTGCCACCGGTCGCTTCGCCGACGAAATCGTCCCAGTCGACACCCCCGATGGTAAGCGCATTCACGCCGATGGAATCGTGCGCGGCGATTCTTCCCTCGAAAAGTTGGCGAAATTGCGCCCGGCGTTCAAAAAGAACGGCACGCTTACCGCCGGCAACTCCAGCGCGCTCACCGACGGCGCGGCGGGCGTGTTGTTGATGAATGAAGCCAAGGCGCGGGCGCTCGGCTACACGCCGCGGGCGGCATTCCGCAGTTGGTCCTACGGCGCCGTGGACCCCGCCGATCAGTTGCTTATCGGGCCGGCCATTTCCATTCCCGAAGCGTTAGACCGCGCCGGGGCGACCTTGGCCGACATCGATGTCATCGACATCCACGAGGCGTTCGCCGCGCAAGTGCTCAGCGTCCTGAAAATGCTCGGGAGCGAATCCTGGGCGCGACAGCGGCTGGGGCGCGAGAAGGCGGTGGGCGAGGTCGCGCCGGAAGAGATCAACCTTTACGGCGGCTCGATCGCGTTGGGGCACCCTTTTGGGGCGACCGGCGCGCGGATGGTTACCACGATGGTTAACGAACTGTACCGGACCGATAAAAACATGGCGCTGCTGGCGATTTGTGCCGCCGGCGGGTTGTCGGGGGCTGCGGTGTTGGAGGCGGTGGAATAA